Proteins from a single region of Parambassis ranga chromosome 16, fParRan2.1, whole genome shotgun sequence:
- the LOC114449084 gene encoding uncharacterized protein LOC114449084 has protein sequence MRRRPEAQSSSSEPTNAAKKDPDQRPHRKADSKGRVSYGSVLLNIGKCLLLIIIIPPFLNYASLQREGQLLQPKDGQIVDVGLGQKMHLLCKGRGQPVVILDSPTGMSSDIWVHIQENVATLTKVCTYDRMGLGFSKRLMQNETTGTEKVWGMSTTGRMVDDLHRLLQAAEIATPYILVGSELGALNCRFYSHIHDVQVSDLVLIDPIPEDIFEEDQWKEYWYGKMLPSLQAKQFSAATGLSRLLIIMGAIEPTINGENISEEVIQRQKYLLSNPAHQSAAVDEHYFLNESVAQVRDITKFKPLSSRTSVSVLTGDSFDELMPDHLNQMVATLQKRFLKESYPSANHIHIKGADRRMIYKKPSAISQHLRKLVNQRQARQQSE, from the exons ATGCGAAGGAGACCCGAGGCTCAGTCATCAAGCAGCGAACCTACCAATGCAGCTAAAAAG GATCCGGATCAGAGACCGCACAGAAAAGCTGACTCTAAAGGCAGAGTGTCCTATGGCTCAGTGCTCCTAAACATCGGaaagtgtttacttttaatcatcatcatccctcCGTTCCTCAACTACGCTTCTCTGCAGAGGGAAGGACAGCTGCTCCAGCCCAAAG ATGGCCAGATTGTTGATGTTGGTTTGGGTCAAAAGATGCATCTTTTGTGTAAAGGGAGAGGACAACCAGTCG tcatATTAGATTCTCCGACCGGAATGTCTTCAGACATTTGGGTTCATATCCAAGAAAATGTTGCCACACTGACAAAG GTTTGCACCTATGACAGAATGGGACTGGGCTTCAGCAAGCGGCTGATGCAGAATGAAACTACAGGAACAGAGAAAGTTTGGGGGATGTCAACAACCGGACG GATGGTGGATGATCTGCACCGACTTCTGCAGGCCGCTGAGATAGCCACGCCCTACATCCTGGTGGGCTCTGAGCTCGGCGCACTTAACTGCAGGTTCTACAGTCACATTCATGATGT GCAAGTGTCAGACCTGGTGCTGATTGATCCCATCCCAGAGGACATTTTTGAGGAGGACCAATGGAAGGAGTACTG GTATGGCAAGATGCTGCCGTCACTCCAAGCCAAGCAGTTTTCAGCAGCCACGGGGCTGAGCCGCCTGCTGATCATCATGGGGGCGATCGAACCGACAATAAATGGCGAAAACATCTCAGAGGAGGTCATCCAGCGCCAG AAATACCTGCTGAGTAACCCCGCCCATCAAAGTGCTGCCGTGGATGAGCATTACTTTCTGAATGAAAGTGTAGCTCAAGTAAG ggaTATCACAAAGTTTAAGCCCCTCTCCAGCAGGACATCAGTGAGCGTGCTCACTGGGGATTCCTTCGACGAGCTAATGCCAGACCACCTTAACCAA ATGGTAGCTACACTTCAAAAGAGGTTTCTAAAGGAATCCTAcccatcagccaatcacataCACATAAAAGGAGCAGACCGGCGAATGATCTACAAGAAGCCATCTGCCATCAGCCAGCACCTGAGGAAGCTCGTCAACCAGCGACAAGCCAGGCAGCAGAGCGAGTGA